The sequence CAGCTTCAGTAAGAACAGTAGCATCAGCAATAGTGAAAGGGACCTTCAACGATCTTGCAAGTGTTTTAGCTAATAGAGTCTTACCCGTTCCTGTTGAACCTAGAAGAAGAATATTTGATTTTTCAATTTCAACATTTGGTTTTTTAGAGCTTCTATTTGTTTGTAATCTTTTGTAATGATTATAAACCGAAACAGATATTGCTATTTTTGCATCATTTTGACCAATTACATATTTGTCTAACTCAGATTTGATTTCTGATGGTTTTGGAAAATTTTTTGGAATTTTTGCTTTTGAACTTGAACTCTGTCTATCCTTTACCATCTCATTAGCAGCAGAAACACATTCATCACAGATAGCAGTATCAAAACCTGTAATCAATATTTTTGCATCATCTCTTGGTTTCCCACAAAATCCACAATTATCGGTATTTGAAGGATATCGTTTTGCCATCTATCTTTCTCCTTCAAAAATCTTATCAATTATACCATATTCCAAAGCTTCTTTCGAGGACATAAAATAATTTCTGTCAGTATCTTTTTCAACTTTTTCAATGCTATTTCCTGTGGTATCACTGATTATCTTGTTTAAAAAATCTCTCATTTTCAGAATCTCTTCTGCAGCAATTTTAATGTCTGTTGCCTGTCCTTGAGCTCCTCCAAGAGGTTGGTGAATCATTATTCTAGCGTTAGGTAGAGCTATTCTTTTTCCCTTTGCCCCAGCTGTTAGAAGTAAAGCCCCCATACTAGCGGCCTGACCAACACAAATAGTTGAAACATCAGGTTTTATATAGTTCATTGTATCAAAAATAGCCATTCCAGCTGTAACCACACCACCAGGGCTATTTATATAAAGAGATATGTCCTTCTCAGGGTCTTCAGCTTCAAGATACAATAATTGAGCGACAATTAAACTTGCCATCTGATCCTCAATTGGACCATTTACAAAAATAATTCTTTGCTTTAAAAGAAGAGAATATATATCATAAGCTCTTTCGCCTCTTCCTGACTGTTCAATTACCATAGGTACTAAAGGCATAATTCCCCCTTTTTTAAAATTAAAAAAAATGGCTGGATTTTATACCAGCCACTTAGAAAACCAGTAGATTTTACTCTTGAACAGATTCTGTTTCTTCAACTACAGGTTCTGTCAATGCGTCAACGAAATTAACCTTGTTGTTTTGTTTTAGAATCTCATC is a genomic window of Candidatus Delongbacteria bacterium containing:
- the clpP gene encoding ATP-dependent Clp endopeptidase proteolytic subunit ClpP: MPLVPMVIEQSGRGERAYDIYSLLLKQRIIFVNGPIEDQMASLIVAQLLYLEAEDPEKDISLYINSPGGVVTAGMAIFDTMNYIKPDVSTICVGQAASMGALLLTAGAKGKRIALPNARIMIHQPLGGAQGQATDIKIAAEEILKMRDFLNKIISDTTGNSIEKVEKDTDRNYFMSSKEALEYGIIDKIFEGER